A genomic stretch from Edaphobacter aggregans includes:
- a CDS encoding ABC-F family ATP-binding cassette domain-containing protein — MISVSNVTMRYGSKLLFEDVSVTFTSGRRYGLTGPNGAGKSTFMKVLTGEIDAQKGTVVRPKKIGVLSQDQYAFDAYRVIDTVIMGNKALWAALEEREHIYEKPELTDEDGSRLGELEGIVGDEDGYEAESNAAVLLQGLDIPDELHERKMSELQGGQKVRVLLAQALFGNPQALLLDEPTNYLDLESIHWLQDFLNRYNGTVITISHDRHFLNNVCTHIADIDYETIITYNGGYDDMVLQKTSIRTRIESQNEQREKKIAQLNDFIARFSAGTRSSQVNSRKKEVERLATSELARSNIARPYIRFDMIRPSGKNVLEFENVNKSYTQPDGKTEHVINNFSAAVQRGDKVVLIGRNGQGKTTLLKALLANGPGIEEKDVSIDSGSVKWGHEAQIGYFAQDHKGSIQLGMTASDWLHQFDPQATKEDIRGILGQMLFRGEEGLKKTDALSGGEAARLLFCKIMLQKPNVLVLDEPTNHLDLESINALNQAIQKYEGTVFLVTHDQDLIEEAGTRIWHFEGGPTDFRITDHKGPYEEYQQQLALAAK; from the coding sequence ATGATCTCAGTCTCCAACGTCACCATGCGCTACGGCTCGAAGCTGCTCTTCGAGGATGTCTCCGTCACCTTCACCTCCGGCCGCCGGTACGGCCTCACCGGCCCCAACGGCGCCGGCAAATCCACCTTCATGAAGGTCCTCACCGGCGAGATCGACGCCCAGAAGGGAACCGTCGTTCGTCCCAAAAAGATCGGCGTTCTCTCGCAGGACCAGTACGCCTTCGACGCCTACCGAGTCATCGACACCGTCATCATGGGCAACAAAGCCCTCTGGGCGGCACTCGAAGAGCGCGAACACATCTACGAGAAGCCTGAGCTCACCGATGAAGACGGCTCCCGTCTCGGCGAACTCGAAGGTATCGTCGGTGACGAGGACGGCTACGAAGCCGAATCCAACGCCGCCGTTCTCCTTCAGGGTCTCGACATCCCCGACGAGCTCCACGAGCGCAAGATGTCCGAACTCCAGGGCGGCCAGAAGGTACGCGTCCTTCTCGCACAGGCCCTCTTCGGCAACCCCCAGGCCCTGCTCCTTGACGAGCCCACCAACTACCTCGACCTAGAGTCCATTCACTGGCTCCAGGATTTTCTCAATCGCTACAACGGCACCGTCATCACCATCTCGCACGACCGGCACTTCTTGAACAACGTCTGCACCCATATCGCTGACATCGACTACGAGACCATCATCACCTACAACGGTGGCTACGACGACATGGTCCTCCAGAAGACCAGCATCCGCACCCGCATCGAGAGCCAGAACGAACAGCGCGAAAAGAAGATCGCCCAGCTCAACGACTTCATCGCCCGCTTCTCCGCCGGCACACGCAGCTCGCAGGTAAACTCCCGTAAGAAGGAAGTGGAACGTCTCGCCACCAGTGAGCTCGCCCGCTCCAATATCGCGCGGCCCTACATCCGCTTCGACATGATCCGCCCTTCCGGCAAGAATGTCCTCGAGTTCGAGAACGTCAACAAGTCCTACACCCAGCCCGACGGCAAGACTGAGCACGTCATCAACAACTTCTCCGCCGCCGTTCAGCGCGGAGACAAAGTCGTCCTCATCGGCCGCAACGGCCAGGGCAAGACCACGCTGCTAAAGGCTCTGCTGGCGAATGGGCCCGGTATCGAAGAGAAGGACGTCTCCATCGACTCAGGCTCAGTAAAGTGGGGCCACGAGGCCCAGATCGGATACTTCGCTCAGGACCACAAGGGCTCCATCCAACTTGGCATGACGGCCAGCGACTGGCTGCACCAATTCGACCCTCAGGCGACCAAGGAAGACATCCGTGGCATCCTCGGCCAGATGCTCTTCCGTGGCGAAGAGGGCCTCAAGAAGACCGACGCCCTTTCCGGAGGCGAAGCCGCCCGTCTGCTCTTCTGCAAGATCATGCTGCAGAAGCCCAACGTCCTCGTCCTTGACGAGCCCACCAACCACCTCGACCTCGAGAGCATCAACGCCCTCAATCAGGCCATCCAGAAGTACGAAGGCACCGTCTTCCTGGTCACCCACGACCAGGACCTGATCGAAGAAGCCGGCACCCGCATCTGGCACTTCGAAGGCGGCCCCACCGACTTCCGCATCACCGATCACAAGGGTCCATACGAAGAGTACCAACAACAACTTGCGTTGGCTGCAAAGTAG
- the rocD gene encoding ornithine--oxo-acid transaminase gives MAATVLQQDTPHDTHEALGLTAHLIQLEDQYGTHNYKPLDVVVERAEGVWVYDVEGRRYLDCLAAYSAVNQGHCHPRILSAMIEQAHKVTLTSRAFRNDQLPRFLEDLHNLTGYEMALLMNSGTEAVESALKVARKWGYKVKGIPANQAEIIVCTNNFHGRTISIISFSTEDQYRDGFGPFLSGFKVIPFGDAAALRTAITPNTAAFLVEPIQGEAGVLIPPDGYLAEAFAICKGNKVLFMADEIQSGLGRTGKLFAYEHEGITPDVLIVGKALAGGFYPVSGVLTSREVLGVITPGDHGSTFGGNPMACAVARASLKVIVEEHLADRSAELGTLFINRLRQINSPHIIEIRGRGLWIAIELTTPARPICEALMREGILCKETHDNIIRFAPPLIIEKEELLWAADRIEEVLKAV, from the coding sequence ATGGCAGCCACCGTTTTACAGCAAGACACCCCTCACGACACCCACGAAGCACTGGGGCTGACGGCGCACCTCATCCAGCTTGAGGACCAGTACGGCACGCACAACTACAAGCCCCTCGACGTGGTCGTCGAGCGCGCAGAAGGCGTCTGGGTCTACGACGTCGAAGGCCGCCGCTACCTCGATTGCCTCGCGGCCTATTCCGCCGTCAACCAGGGACACTGCCACCCACGCATCCTCTCTGCGATGATCGAGCAGGCTCACAAAGTCACCCTGACCTCCCGAGCCTTCCGCAACGACCAGCTCCCGCGCTTCCTCGAAGATCTCCACAACCTCACCGGCTACGAGATGGCGCTCCTAATGAACTCCGGCACAGAAGCCGTCGAGTCCGCCCTCAAAGTAGCTCGCAAATGGGGCTACAAGGTCAAAGGCATCCCCGCCAACCAGGCCGAAATCATTGTCTGCACCAATAACTTCCACGGCCGCACCATCTCCATCATCAGCTTCTCTACCGAAGACCAATACCGCGACGGCTTCGGTCCCTTCCTCTCCGGCTTCAAGGTGATCCCATTCGGCGACGCGGCAGCCCTCCGCACAGCCATCACGCCAAACACCGCCGCCTTCTTAGTCGAGCCCATCCAGGGCGAAGCGGGCGTCCTCATCCCACCCGACGGCTACCTCGCCGAAGCGTTCGCCATCTGCAAAGGGAACAAAGTCCTCTTCATGGCCGACGAGATCCAGTCTGGCCTAGGCCGCACCGGCAAGCTCTTCGCTTATGAGCACGAAGGCATCACTCCCGACGTCCTCATCGTGGGCAAAGCTCTCGCCGGCGGCTTCTATCCTGTCTCCGGCGTTCTCACATCACGCGAGGTCCTCGGCGTCATCACCCCAGGCGACCACGGCAGCACCTTCGGCGGCAACCCCATGGCCTGCGCCGTAGCCCGAGCCTCCCTTAAAGTCATCGTCGAAGAGCACCTCGCCGACCGCTCCGCCGAGCTAGGCACTCTCTTCATCAACCGCCTCCGCCAGATCAACAGCCCGCACATCATAGAAATCCGTGGCCGAGGTCTCTGGATCGCCATTGAACTGACCACCCCAGCCCGCCCCATCTGCGAAGCCCTCATGCGCGAAGGCATCCTCTGCAAAGAAACACACGACAACATCATCCGCTTCGCCCCTCCCCTCATCATCGAGAAGGAAGAACTCCTCTGGGCAGCCGACCGCATCGAGGAAGTCCTCAAAGCCGTCTAG
- a CDS encoding DUF6438 domain-containing protein, whose amino-acid sequence MMRYPKSLSLAATFLLFSSLLHAQQPKTLTPSETDLWNHRLGPERAIHLTAAESADLQRHLGGHEYLEYEIVVSENGRVESATLLPNAQLDSLKPHTEEGQGIELSHIFKPWLQDGRPIKVSIHDYVSLYPPEQWGEPSILFPEVTELSSVKISLTRTPCYGTCPGYAVTISGDGVIHYTGGHMVLIPGDHIAHIKPDAVRELLQSFRKADLFSAKDEYRGNWTDNPTQTITLVIGTRHKTVIDYVGTDAGLPLAIRNLEEQIDEVADTKRWVKFDSNTLPSLLEEKWPFKSSSEQNLALYSSAITSRNTALIHQYVASAAPIVAPVAGTASPVCVVSSVGDVSLVKSMTEYTKTFPPRVLNECLSSSARSGNLTLLQLWLDHGADPRAKPEKIKGDWISDVGPLPNALISGNADVVRKLLDYKVDVHANVQENEPLLFWALERNQSKDEGQQIAEIITMLAEAGADVNVRGNMNETPIFAANYHPEAIKALLAAGADIEARDRNGNTPLIRNAFMEKVVRELLADGADPAAVAKNGDTALKNAHQYSCPACATLIEEALEKRVASLPR is encoded by the coding sequence ATGATGCGATACCCAAAGTCCCTCTCACTGGCAGCAACTTTCCTTCTCTTTTCTTCTCTCCTTCACGCACAGCAGCCCAAGACGCTCACGCCGTCCGAAACTGATCTCTGGAATCATCGCCTCGGCCCCGAGAGGGCCATTCACCTTACAGCGGCAGAGTCCGCGGACCTCCAGCGTCACCTCGGTGGTCATGAATACCTCGAGTACGAGATCGTCGTCTCTGAGAACGGTCGCGTCGAGTCTGCAACGCTTCTCCCCAACGCCCAGCTCGACTCGCTCAAACCCCACACGGAGGAAGGGCAGGGCATCGAACTCTCCCATATCTTCAAACCCTGGCTTCAGGATGGCCGACCCATCAAGGTCAGCATCCACGATTACGTCAGTCTTTATCCACCCGAGCAGTGGGGCGAGCCCAGCATCCTCTTTCCAGAGGTCACCGAGCTCTCCTCCGTCAAAATCAGCCTCACCCGAACCCCTTGCTACGGCACTTGTCCGGGTTACGCAGTCACTATCTCGGGCGACGGCGTCATTCACTACACCGGCGGTCACATGGTCCTCATCCCCGGAGACCACATCGCTCACATTAAGCCCGATGCAGTCCGCGAACTCCTGCAGAGCTTCCGCAAAGCAGACCTTTTCTCGGCAAAGGATGAATACCGCGGCAACTGGACTGACAATCCTACCCAGACCATTACCCTCGTGATCGGCACACGCCATAAGACCGTCATCGACTACGTTGGCACCGATGCCGGTCTTCCCCTCGCAATCCGCAACCTGGAAGAGCAGATCGACGAAGTCGCCGATACCAAACGTTGGGTCAAGTTCGACAGCAACACGCTGCCCTCGCTGTTGGAAGAAAAATGGCCATTCAAGTCATCCAGCGAGCAGAACCTCGCGCTCTACTCCAGCGCCATCACCAGCAGAAATACCGCTCTCATCCATCAATATGTGGCATCGGCGGCCCCTATCGTCGCACCGGTTGCCGGCACTGCATCCCCTGTTTGCGTCGTCAGCTCAGTCGGAGACGTGTCTCTCGTCAAGAGTATGACGGAGTACACCAAAACCTTTCCACCCCGTGTCCTCAACGAATGCCTTTCATCTTCAGCGCGCAGCGGAAACCTCACCCTCCTGCAGCTTTGGCTCGATCACGGTGCCGATCCCAGGGCAAAGCCAGAAAAGATCAAGGGAGATTGGATATCAGATGTAGGTCCCTTGCCCAACGCCCTCATCTCCGGCAATGCCGATGTCGTTCGCAAGCTGCTCGACTACAAGGTCGATGTGCATGCCAATGTGCAAGAAAATGAACCCCTCCTCTTTTGGGCACTCGAGCGTAACCAGTCCAAAGACGAGGGTCAGCAGATAGCCGAGATTATTACCATGCTTGCCGAGGCAGGAGCCGACGTAAATGTCCGTGGCAACATGAACGAGACGCCCATCTTCGCTGCAAACTACCACCCCGAAGCGATCAAAGCTCTCCTCGCTGCCGGTGCAGACATCGAGGCGCGCGACAGAAATGGCAACACCCCGCTCATCCGTAATGCTTTTATGGAAAAAGTAGTTCGTGAGCTTCTCGCCGACGGAGCGGATCCTGCAGCTGTAGCGAAGAACGGCGACACGGCGCTTAAGAACGCCCACCAGTATAGTTGTCCTGCATGTGCCACTCTCATCGAAGAAGCGCTCGAAAAGCGCGTCGCGAGTCTTCCAAGATAG
- a CDS encoding DUF2237 family protein, with the protein MPITEPIKARGRNVLGQPLDICGCEPMTGFYRTGCCETGPDDFGVHTICCIVDEEFLRVSKALGNDLSTPMLQHGFPGLKPGDRWCVCAARWLQVQQAGAACPIVLEATHEATLAIVPFELLIQYAVIPDQLH; encoded by the coding sequence ATGCCGATCACCGAACCCATCAAAGCCCGCGGCCGCAACGTACTCGGTCAACCGCTCGACATCTGTGGCTGCGAGCCCATGACCGGCTTCTACCGCACCGGATGCTGCGAAACCGGCCCTGACGACTTCGGCGTCCACACCATCTGCTGCATCGTCGACGAAGAGTTCCTCCGCGTCTCCAAGGCTCTCGGCAACGACCTTAGCACCCCGATGCTCCAGCACGGCTTCCCGGGCCTCAAGCCCGGCGACCGCTGGTGCGTTTGCGCCGCGCGTTGGCTCCAGGTCCAGCAAGCCGGAGCAGCCTGCCCGATCGTCCTCGAAGCCACCCATGAGGCCACCCTGGCCATCGTCCCCTTCGAACTGCTGATCCAATACGCAGTAATCCCTGACCAGCTCCACTAA
- a CDS encoding TonB-dependent receptor encodes MTRPSGCKLALALAAAALLAVSAVLPASGQTSGVGNITGTVTDSSGATVTNATVVVLDTDTGISRTLTTDSDGRYSATFLQPGHYELILGGGAFGKIDRKNLVLTVGQTLTIDAALPAATVSSEVTVSSETPILDTEKTEVSQTVDQQLISNIPVNSRNWSAFVLLTPNVVQDGGSGLVSFHGISGLYNQNYVDGANNNQMLFSEARGRASGAPYVYSLDSIKEFQAQVGNYSVEFGQAAGGQVNAITKSGTNAIHGDAFYFLRYPGLNALDPYNKWQALHNNGNPFLLTQPIHQQHQFGGSVGGPIVKDRLFYFFTYDGFRRVGRVLFANTNTISLTPSGATSSTTTITPTQCPTTISATQCNSAINFLLQTSGATTAPPSRFSKQNIFFPRLDWHINSRNDAFVNYNYANFDSTFGYSGAPTFTNSSPSTNGPTSYHERFLIAGLTTQISGRSVNQVHFQFGRDLETAGANAPGPSVGMGVITYGMPNALPRVAEPDEHRIQFTNVFSTVRGRHSIKVGGDLNFVHEVMINLFQGGGVYSYSGSSPLQNFQSWVQDSFRGQPGDTDPYAGYHYTSFVQTVDQVNPGNRAGADDFWMKMFDGFAEDSWKVNQNLTVNIGVRYDVQLTPAPTKNNTNYDPISTFYSSTIKNVTNRVQPRIGFSWSPYTGTVVRGGYGLFSALNQGSTYYAMRVENGIVQVNYNYNGCGPTCSSLPSNGLAFPNVPFQPTGPSISGSLFPTGGVAPAVAGPSLLGTQSFHGLDPNFVPPLSHEAELAVEQALPGKMSLSVGYVGTRALRLPVFLDANLIGQTPHGSRTYNVLDVNGNVVKQLTVPVYLSTDRRDSRLAAYNTGFSVANTWYNSMAVTLRRPFQNGLELLANYTWSRATDTDQVQGNFGTFYGGNVALDPNNVRAENGLSDIDVRNRFVLSFVYKPQIFQDNRWVNTIVNGFTFSGSQIASAGQPIAASMSGTVFNGSAASNGITGAGGNIYGGAMSSSSGAATTGRPPQIGRNSIIGPGFNNLDFRISRDVPIHESIKLQFTGEAFNLLNHKIITGVNSTYSAYTAATATSTTCKLGSSAPAGSPLQGCIAPFTTPTTAAASVFGSATGTNNTLYGPRQLQVGAKLFF; translated from the coding sequence ATGACTCGTCCCTCAGGCTGTAAGCTCGCACTTGCCCTAGCAGCAGCGGCTCTTCTCGCCGTCTCCGCTGTCCTGCCTGCCTCCGGGCAGACCTCAGGCGTCGGCAACATCACCGGCACCGTCACTGACTCTTCTGGTGCGACCGTCACCAACGCCACCGTTGTCGTGCTCGACACCGATACCGGCATCTCCCGCACCCTGACCACAGACTCCGATGGCCGTTACAGCGCCACCTTCCTCCAGCCCGGTCACTACGAGCTCATACTCGGCGGAGGCGCCTTCGGTAAGATCGATCGCAAGAACCTTGTCCTCACTGTAGGCCAGACCCTCACCATAGACGCCGCGCTTCCTGCCGCTACCGTCTCCTCTGAGGTCACCGTCTCCAGCGAAACCCCAATCCTCGATACCGAGAAGACCGAGGTCTCCCAGACCGTCGACCAGCAGCTTATCTCCAATATTCCTGTCAACAGCCGCAACTGGAGTGCCTTCGTCCTGCTCACCCCCAACGTCGTCCAGGACGGCGGCAGCGGCCTGGTCAGCTTTCACGGCATCTCCGGCCTCTACAACCAGAACTACGTCGACGGTGCCAACAACAACCAGATGCTCTTCTCGGAAGCTCGTGGCCGTGCATCAGGAGCACCCTACGTCTACTCCCTCGACTCCATCAAGGAATTCCAGGCCCAGGTCGGCAACTATTCTGTCGAGTTCGGTCAGGCCGCTGGCGGTCAGGTCAACGCCATCACCAAGTCTGGCACCAACGCCATCCACGGCGATGCCTTCTACTTCCTCCGTTACCCTGGTCTCAATGCCCTCGATCCGTATAACAAGTGGCAGGCCCTGCACAACAACGGCAACCCATTCCTCCTTACCCAGCCCATCCACCAGCAGCATCAGTTTGGCGGCTCGGTTGGCGGCCCCATCGTCAAGGATCGGCTCTTCTACTTCTTCACCTATGATGGCTTCCGCCGTGTCGGTCGTGTTCTCTTCGCCAATACCAATACCATCTCGCTGACCCCTTCCGGCGCTACCAGCTCCACAACCACAATCACCCCTACGCAGTGCCCGACCACGATCTCGGCGACACAGTGCAACAGTGCCATCAACTTCCTGCTCCAGACCTCCGGCGCCACCACTGCCCCACCCTCGCGCTTCAGCAAGCAGAACATCTTCTTCCCTCGTCTCGACTGGCACATCAACAGCAGAAACGACGCCTTTGTAAACTACAACTACGCGAACTTCGACTCGACCTTCGGGTACAGCGGCGCTCCTACCTTTACCAACAGCTCGCCCAGCACCAACGGCCCTACCAGCTACCACGAGCGCTTCCTCATCGCCGGCCTCACCACCCAGATCTCTGGCCGCTCCGTCAATCAGGTCCACTTCCAATTCGGTCGCGATCTTGAGACTGCAGGCGCCAATGCGCCTGGACCCAGCGTTGGAATGGGCGTCATCACCTACGGCATGCCGAACGCTCTGCCTCGCGTGGCCGAGCCCGACGAGCATCGCATCCAGTTCACCAACGTCTTCTCCACCGTCCGTGGCCGTCACTCCATAAAGGTCGGTGGCGATCTCAACTTCGTCCACGAGGTCATGATCAACCTCTTCCAGGGCGGGGGCGTCTACAGCTACAGTGGCTCCAGTCCCCTGCAGAACTTCCAGAGCTGGGTACAGGACTCATTCCGCGGCCAGCCTGGCGACACCGATCCCTACGCTGGCTATCACTACACCAGCTTCGTCCAGACCGTTGACCAGGTGAATCCTGGCAACCGTGCTGGTGCCGACGACTTCTGGATGAAGATGTTCGATGGCTTCGCCGAAGATTCCTGGAAGGTGAATCAAAACCTCACCGTCAACATTGGCGTGCGCTACGACGTCCAGCTCACCCCTGCGCCCACCAAAAACAACACCAACTACGATCCGATCTCGACCTTCTACTCGAGCACCATCAAGAATGTCACCAACCGTGTTCAGCCGCGTATCGGCTTCAGCTGGAGCCCCTATACCGGCACTGTCGTCCGTGGCGGCTATGGTCTCTTCTCTGCGCTCAACCAGGGCAGCACCTACTATGCCATGCGCGTGGAAAATGGCATCGTCCAGGTCAACTACAACTACAACGGCTGCGGACCGACCTGCTCCAGTCTCCCTTCCAACGGACTGGCCTTCCCCAACGTTCCCTTCCAGCCCACTGGCCCATCCATTTCGGGATCGCTGTTTCCCACCGGTGGTGTCGCGCCTGCTGTTGCAGGCCCCTCGCTCCTCGGCACTCAGAGCTTCCATGGTCTGGATCCCAACTTTGTTCCCCCTCTATCGCACGAGGCTGAGCTAGCTGTCGAACAGGCTCTCCCCGGTAAGATGTCCCTCTCTGTCGGCTACGTGGGCACCCGCGCCCTTCGTCTGCCAGTCTTCCTCGATGCAAATCTCATCGGCCAGACCCCGCACGGCTCGCGCACGTATAACGTCCTCGATGTCAACGGGAATGTAGTCAAACAACTCACTGTCCCCGTCTACCTCTCCACCGATCGCCGCGATTCCCGGCTCGCGGCCTACAACACCGGCTTTAGCGTAGCCAACACCTGGTACAACTCCATGGCTGTCACGCTTCGTCGTCCGTTCCAGAATGGACTCGAGCTGCTTGCCAACTACACATGGTCTCGTGCCACGGATACCGACCAAGTGCAGGGCAACTTCGGCACCTTCTACGGTGGGAACGTTGCACTTGATCCCAACAACGTCCGGGCTGAGAACGGCCTCTCCGACATCGACGTCCGTAACCGCTTCGTCCTGAGCTTTGTTTACAAGCCGCAGATATTCCAGGACAACCGCTGGGTCAACACCATCGTCAACGGCTTTACCTTCTCCGGTAGCCAGATCGCCTCTGCCGGCCAGCCCATCGCGGCTAGCATGTCGGGAACCGTCTTCAATGGCAGTGCTGCCAGCAACGGGATCACCGGTGCCGGCGGTAACATTTACGGCGGTGCAATGAGCTCCAGTTCGGGCGCTGCCACCACCGGCCGGCCTCCACAGATCGGCCGCAACAGCATCATCGGACCCGGATTCAATAACCTTGACTTCCGTATCTCCCGCGATGTTCCCATCCACGAGAGCATCAAGCTCCAGTTCACCGGCGAGGCCTTCAACCTGCTCAACCACAAGATCATCACCGGCGTGAACTCCACCTACTCGGCCTACACTGCAGCTACTGCGACGAGTACCACCTGCAAGCTCGGATCCTCGGCGCCTGCGGGCTCTCCGCTGCAGGGCTGCATCGCCCCCTTCACCACTCCAACCACGGCGGCTGCATCAGTCTTCGGATCTGCGACTGGCACCAACAACACCCTCTACGGCCCGCGTCAGCTTCAGGTGGGCGCAAAGCTCTTCTTCTAA